The following coding sequences are from one Dreissena polymorpha isolate Duluth1 chromosome 8, UMN_Dpol_1.0, whole genome shotgun sequence window:
- the LOC127840374 gene encoding potassium voltage-gated channel subfamily C member 2-like: MEFIKKKRAVATDGEQVTDNDTRIRINVGGTLFETWRSTLERIPGTRLALLTVMGEADSTWDRQRKEFFFDRHPGVFQMVMHYYRTEELHTDQNFCGNIIQGELIFWGLTELDIEPCCWGHYSKYKEHKKPWPPWMTTHTTERRRGVARKTHGIQEV, translated from the exons ATGGAGTTTATAAAAAAGAAGCGAGCTGTTGCGACGGACGGTGAACAAGTCACGGATAACGACACTCGAATACGGATTAACGTTGGCGGCACACTTTTCGAAACATGGCGTAGTACTCTG GAGCGGATCCCCGGAACGCGGCTGGCCTTATTGACCGTCATGGGGGAGGCGGATAGCACATGGGACCGCCAAAGAAAGGAGTTCTTCTTTGACAGACACCCCGGGGTCTTCCAGATGGTCATGCATTATTACAGGACAGAGGAGCTTCACACCGACCAGAACTTCTGTGGAAACATAATTCAGGGG GAGCTGATTTTCTGGGGCCTCACTGAGCTGGACATCGAGCCGTGTTGCTGGGGCCACTACAGCAAGTACAAGGAGCACAAGAAACCCTGGCCGCCCTGGATGACAACTCACACAACAGAACGACGAAGAGGCGTGGCAAGAAAAACTCACGGGATTCAAGAGGTTTAA